The segment AATACTTTTTTATCTTTTTTGTCTTTTAGTTTTTCAACTACCAAAGGCAATTCCTCTCTAAATGTATCTGCATCAGGGCAAATAGCGTTTTGAAAGTGCCCTACTTCGCTTTCATAATGATTGCGCATATCTACAACAATGGTGTCGGGCTGTTCCATTGCTTCGTTAAATTCTTTTGCGGTTAAGTGTTTCCCAACGTTCGTTACGTCAAATGTGCTATCATTTAACCCATCAGCCACTATTTTGTTTCTAACCTTTATTGCCAATTTGTAAAACGATTTTCCATCATCTTCTACAGCAAGTTTAAATGGGATATTCTCAAACTCTTTGTGGACGAAAAGTTGTTGTTTAAATAATTCAAGATGTTCTGACGGAACACTCATTTGTGCATTTACGCCTTCGTTGGCTAAGTAAATTCTTCCTAATGCACCCAATGCGCTCCATTCCTTAAACAACTCATCTCGCATCTTTTTAGGGTCGTTAATAATAACGTATCTGTAAAAAGAAAAAGTAGTTCGTTTAACAGTATCTTTTGCTAAACGTTCTTTTAATTCGTTTTTATTTACTCTATTATACAAAAACATGTTGCAAAAGTAAGGAGTTATTTTAAACTTTAACTGATTTTTGTCATCCTTAAAATTTTTTTATGTCAGATAAAATATTGGTAATAGGCTCTTCCGGGCAGATTGGTACAGAGTTAGTAGATAATTTACGTATTAGCTATGGCGCAGAAAATGTTATAGCATCGGATGTTAAGTCTGCGGACACTAACACAGATGGGCTTTACGAGCAATTAGATGTATTGGACAAAGTACGAATGTTGGATGTTGTAAAAAAACATGGAGTTACTGAAA is part of the Bacteroidota bacterium genome and harbors:
- a CDS encoding rhodanese-related sulfurtransferase — its product is MFLYNRVNKNELKERLAKDTVKRTTFSFYRYVIINDPKKMRDELFKEWSALGALGRIYLANEGVNAQMSVPSEHLELFKQQLFVHKEFENIPFKLAVEDDGKSFYKLAIKVRNKIVADGLNDSTFDVTNVGKHLTAKEFNEAMEQPDTIVVDMRNHYESEVGHFQNAICPDADTFREELPLVVEKLKDKKDKKVLLYCTGGIRCEKASAYFKHVGFTDVNQLHGGIIDYAKQIKEENLPSKFIGKNFVFDERLGERITNDIISTCHQCNAPCDEHTNCANDDCHLLFIQCENCKEKMKGCCTPKCMEISQLPIEEQRKIRKGRAKQDCLSVYKSRLRPNLREMILEQKNI